One Setaria viridis chromosome 5, Setaria_viridis_v4.0, whole genome shotgun sequence genomic region harbors:
- the LOC117854978 gene encoding large ribosomal subunit protein eL20 — translation MVAFRFHQYQVVGRALPTPGDEHPKIYRMKLWATNEVRAKSKFWYFLRKLKKVKKSNGQVLAINEIFERNPTTIKNYGIWLRYQSRTGYHNMYKEYRDTTLNGAVEQMYNEMASRHRVRAPCIQIIKTATVHFKLCKRDNTKQFHNSKIKFPLVSRKIRPPTRKLKTTFKASRPNLFM, via the exons ATGGTGGCCTTCAGG TTCCATCAGTACCAGGTCGTGGGGCGCGCGCTGCCGACGCCCGGCGATGAGCACCCCAAGATCTACCGCATGAAGCTCTGGGCCACCAACGAGGTCCGCGCCAAGAGCAAGTTCTG GTACTTCCTCAGGAAGCTCAAGAAGGTTAAGAAGAGCAACGGCCAGGTCCTCGCCATCAACGAG ATCTTTGAGCGTAACCCAACTACGATCAAGAACTATGGCATCTGGCTGCGCTACCAGAGCAGAACCGGCTACCACAACATGTACAAGGAGTACCGTGACACCACCCTGAACGGTGCAGTGGAGCAGATGTACAATGAGATGGCTTCCCGCCACCGTGTGAGGGCGCCCTGCATCCAGATCATCAAGACTGCCACGGTCCACTTCAAGCTGTGCAAGAGGGACAACACCAAGCAGTTCCACAACTCGAAGATCAAGTTCCCCCTCGTCTCCCGCAAGATCAGGCCCCCAACCAGGAAGCTGAAGACCACGTTCAAGGCGTCGAGGCCGAACTTGTTCATGTGA
- the LOC117854977 gene encoding uncharacterized protein translates to MGGEMPDADGKPRGADSSSASYGYPPSAPPQPQHQHQYGTFGTPSGGSGEFPQPAVGFPQPALPPGMQQYPQPPPASYAVYPPPPQQPYSAAAPYYAQGYQAVQGYIPVVEGRPVRMRRLPCCGLGMGWFLFIIGFFLAAIPWYVGAFVLIFVRVHDYREKPGYVACTIAASLAAIAVLLGATKGADVW, encoded by the exons ATGGGTGGCGAGATGCCCGACGCCGACGGGAAGCCCCGCGGGGCGGACTCGTCCTCCGCCTCCTACGGGTAcccgccgtcggcgccgccgcagccgcagcaccagcaccagtaCGGCACCTTCGGGACCCCGTCGGGTGGCTCCGGGGAGTTTCCGCAGCCTGCGGTCGGGTTCCCCCAACCCGCGCTGCCGCCAGGGATGCAGCAGtacccgcagccgccgcctgcGTCGTACGCGGTCTACCCGCCTCCGCCGCAGCAGCCTTACTCGGCGGCCGCGCCGTACTACGCCCAGGGTTACCAGGCCGTGCAAG GTTATATTCCTGTAGTTGAAGGGAGGCCTGTGAGAATGCGGCGTCTTCCATGTTGTGGCCTTGGCATGGGTTGGTTTCT GTTTATAATTGGATTCTTCCTTGCTGCCATTCCATGGTACGTTGGAGCTTTTGTTCTGATCTTCGTCCGAGTACATGATTACAGGGAGAAACCAGGATATGTTGCTTGCACTATTGCT GCCTCGCTTGCTGCAATTGCTGTGCTGCTTGGTGCCACGAAAGGAGCTGATGTGTGGTGA
- the LOC117855661 gene encoding WUSCHEL-related homeobox 7 produces the protein MASSFNNRHWPSMFRSKHAAEQWQPQPDISSSPPSSLLSGGGNTTNTGGSCLNKHPSSGYAGGEERTPDPKPRWNPRPEQIRILEAIFNSGMINPPRDEIPRIRMRLQEYGQVGDANVFYWFQNRKSRSKNKLRAAGAARPCPARAPARAAAVTPPPPPAPPQLLTTTQQVQLLASPVPQAAPTSSSSSSSDRSSGSSRPAAKRAAQAMSPTAAMDLLGPLAAACPQMYYQGQPVAPPASAPAHKVHDLVASDEPIFQPWPQGCCLSAAELAAILGGQYMHVPVPVQQQPPAALPAGAFLGLCNEVTEPAITGQRTCTTWGAGLGQYCPGGGAEHHQLGKNTDAAPAREVAHEDATKLGLLQYCFGDSTAVDATAGAATTRDAAVTVATVAATATTARLTGLPASSAAPNGVVANYDLMQLQGLAADGALGAGATTTSTGAPVAVATAAVAGEQQEGAGVAALCITDSVTGRSVAHSVAAARLDVRAQFGEAAVLFRCAGERGLDLEHVPVDASGCTVQPLQHGAFYYVLV, from the exons ATGGCCTCCTCCTTCAACAACAGGCACTGGCCGAGCATGTTCAGGTCCAAGCACGCCGCCGAGCAGTGGCAGCCGCAGCCTGACATCagcagctcgccgccgtcgtccctcctctccggcggcggcaacacCACCAACACCGGCGGCTCCTGCCTCAACAAGCACCCCTCCTCAGGCTACGCAG gcggcgaggagcggacCCCGGATCCGAAGCCGCGGTGGAACCCGCGGCCGGAGCAGATCCGGATCCTGGAGGCCATCTTCAACTCCGGCATGATCAACCCGCCGCGCGACGAGATCCCGCGCATCCGCATGCGCCTGCAGGAGTACGGCCAGGTCGGCGACGCCAACGTCTTCTACTGGTTCCAGAACCGCAAGTCCCGCTCCAAGAACAAGCTGCGGGCCGCGGGCGCCGCGCGCCcgtgccccgcgcgcgcgccggcccgcgccgccgccgtcacgccgcccccgcccccggcgccgccgcagctcctGACGACGACGCAGCAGGTCCAACTGCTCGCCTCGCCCGTGCCGCAGGCGGCGCCCacttcctcgtcctcgtcctcctccgacCGCTCCTCGgggtccagcaggccggccgCGAAGCGAGCGGCGCAGGCGATGTCTCCCACCGCGGCCATGGACCTGCTCGGCCCGCTCGCCGCGGCGTGCCCCCAGATGTACTACCAGGGCCAGCCCGTGGCACCGCCGGCCTCGGCGCCCGCGCACAAGGTGCACGACCTCGTGGCCTCCGACGAGCCCATCTTCCAGCCGTGGCCGCAGGGCTGCTGCCTGTCggccgccgagctcgccgccatTCTCGGGGGTCAGTACATGCACGTTCCAGTGCCCGTGCAACAGCAGCCACCGGCGGCGTTGCCCGCCGGAGCGTTCCTGGGGCTGTGCAACGAGGTGACAGAGCCGGCCATCACCGGCCAAAGAACCTGCACCACCTGGGGCGCAGGGCTCGGGCAGTACTGTCCCGGTGGCGGCGCCGAGCATCATCAGCTCGGCAAGAACACCGACGCGGCGCCTGCCAGGGAGGTGGCGCACGAGGACGCCACGAAGCTGGGGTTGCTGCAGTACTGCTTCGGCGACAGCACGGCCGTGGACGCGACCGCCGGTGCTGCAACGACGCGGGACGCTGCTGTCACCGTGGCGACCGTGGCTGCCACAGCTACTACGGCTCGGCTGACAGGCTTGCCTGCAAGTAGTGCTGCTCCTAATGGCGTCGTCGCCAACTATGATCTGATGCAACTGCAAG GACTAGCAGCGGACGGGGCCCTCGGCGCCggggccaccaccaccagtacCGGCGCGCCGGTTGCCGTtgccacggcggcggtggcgggggagcagcaggagggcgccggcgtcgcggcgcTGTGCATCACGGACAGCGTCACGGGCAGGAGCGTGGCGCACAGCGTCGCGGCGGCCAGGCTCGACGTGCGGGCACAGTTCGGCGAGGCGGCCGTGCTGTTCCGCtgcgccggcgagcgcggcctCGACCTCGAGCACGTCCCCGTGGACGCGTCGGGCTGCACCGTGCAACCGCTGCAGCACGGCGCCTTCTACTACGTGCTGGTATAG
- the LOC117854643 gene encoding peroxidase 19, with the protein MRPPSTVCPHTCKQGPPFPRLSPLARDAATGCGIRQPCRSPWCVCFDTSSSNTHFHFSPRRSKLGSSSAMDSSRGTRIRRRVTLFLLLLVASSLVGTSRAREAQPLPTAAAGGGSRRAPERHGLSLDFYAKTCPAVDQIVASVTAARYKDFPAAGPAVLRLFHHDCFVEGCDASILIAPTAAGAAASAAPTVERDMEENKNLPQEAFDTVELAKAAVESKCPGVVSCADVLALAARDYVQQAGGPYYPVKKGRKDSKVSLAGKVRGSLPRSNSTVDELLRVFAGKGLGTADLVALSGAHTVGFAHCVHVLGRIYDFRGTRRPDPLMDARLVKALRMSCPSSGGSARVVVPFDVSTPFQFDHAYYANLQARLGLLGSDQALSQDPRTRAMAQELAGNKTRFFQAFVASMDRMGSIRIKKGRKGEIRKVCSQHLLAV; encoded by the exons ATGCGCCCGCCTTCCACTGTTTGTCCGCACACCTGCAAACAAGGCCCCCCTTTCCCTCGCTTGTCTCCGCTCGCGCGCGACGCCGCTACCGGTTGCGGGATAAGACAGCCTTGTCGCTCACCCTGGTGCGTGTGCTTCGACACTTCGTCGTCCAACACACACTTTCATTTCTCTCCGCGCCGTAGCAAACTAGGTAGTAGTAGCGCGATGGATTCCTCTCGAGGCACCCGCATCCGCCGTCGCGTCACCTTgttcctcctgctgctcgtcgCGTCGTCCCTCGTCGGGACGTCGCGCGCCAGGGAGGCGCAGCCGCTGCcgaccgcggcggccggcggtgggagcAGGCGGGCGCCGGAGCGGCACGGGCTGTCGCTGGACTTCTACGCCAAGACGTGCCCCGCGGTCGACCAGATCGTCGCCAGCGTCACCGCCGCACGGTACAAGGacttccccgccgccggacccgcCGTGCTCCGCCTCTTCcaccacgactgcttcgtcgaA GGCTGCGACGCGTCCATCCTGATCgcgccgacggcggccggcgcggccgcgagTGCGGCGCCCACGGTGGAGCGCGACatggaggagaacaagaacCTGCCGCAGGAGGCGTTCGACACAGTGGAGCTGGCTAAGGCCGCCGTGGAGAGCAAGTGCCCCGgcgtcgtctcctgcgccgacgtcctcgccctcgccgccaggGACTACGTCCAGCAG GCTGGTGGGCCGTACTACCCGGTGAAGAAGGGCCGGAAGGACAGCAAGGTGTCCCTGGCGGGGAAGGTCCGCGGCAGCCTGCCCCGCTCCAACTCGACGGTGGACGAGCTCCTCCGCGTGTTCGCCGGCAAGGGCCTGGGCACGGCGGACCTGGTGgcgctctccggcgcgcacaCCGTGGGCTTCGCGCACTGCGTCCACGTGCTGGGCCGCATCTACGACTTCCGCGGCACGCGGCGGCCCGACCCGCTCATGGACGCCCGCCTGGTGAAGGCGCTCCGCATGTCGTGCCCGTCCTCGGGCGGCAGCGCCCGCGTGGTGGTGCCCTTCGACGTGAGCACCCCGTTCCAGTTCGACCATGCCTACTACGCCAACCTGCAGGCGCGGCTGGGCCTGCTGGGGTCGGACCAGGCGCTGTCCCAGGACCCGCGGACCAGGGCGATGGCGCAGGAACTCGCCGGCAACAAGACGCGCTTCTTCCAGGCGTTCGTGGCCAGCATGGACCGGATGGGATCCATCCGGATCAAGAAGGGCAGGAAGGGGGAGATCAGGAAAGTCTGCAGCCAGCACCTGCTTGCAGTCTGA
- the LOC117859150 gene encoding persulfide dioxygenase ETHE1 homolog, mitochondrial, with the protein MVLPLRLIPRLAAAARLPRAPRPISCRKTLAPALAMAAAYSTGTGADRRLLFRQLFEKESSTYTYLLADVADPDKPAVLIDPVDRTVDRDLNLIKELGLKLVYAMNTHVHADHVTGTGLIKTKLPGVKSVISRASGAKADHFVDHGDKIHFGNLFLEVRATPGHTAGCVTYITGDGDGQPLPRMAFTGDTLIIRACGRTDFQGGSADLLYQSVHSQIFTLPKDTLLYPAHDYKGFTVSTVEEEVAYNARLTKDKETFKTIMDNLNLSYPKMIDVAVPANLVCGIQDPPPKI; encoded by the exons ATGGTTCTTCCGCTTCGCCTGATCCCGCGGTTGGCTGCCGCAGCCAGGTTGCCGCGCGCTCCCCGGCCCATCTCGTGCCGGAAGACGTTAGCCCCGGCTctcgcgatggcggcggcgtacAGCACCGGGACCGGCGCCGACAGGAGGCTGCTGTTCAGGCAGCTGTTCGAGAAGGAGAGCTCCACGTACACCTACCTCCTCGCCGACGTCGCCGACCCCGACAAGCCCGCCGTG TTGATTGACCCTGTCGACAGAACAGTTGACAGAGATCTTAATCTTATCAAGGAATTGGGCTTGAAGCTCGTGTATGCTATGAATACTCATGTGCATGCTGATCATGTCACTGGAACAGGATTAATAAAA ACTAAGCTACCAGGAGTTAAGTCTGTTATTTCAAGAGCTAGTGGAGCCAAAGCAGATCATTTTGTTGATCATGGGGACAAAATACACTTTGGGAACCTTTTCCTTGAG GTGCGAGCTACTCCTGGACATACTGCTGGCTGTGTGACTTACATAACAGGTGATGGTGATGGTCAACCTTTACCAAGGATGGCTTTTACTGGTGACACCTTGATTATCCGAGCATGTGGAAGGACAGACTTCCAG GGAGGAAGCGCTGATCTGCTGTATCAGTCAGTGCATTCACAG ATTTTCACACTGCCAAAGGATACCCTGCTATATCCTGCCCATGACTACAAAGGTTTCACA GTTAGTACTGTTGAAGAGGAGGTCGCCTATAACGCCCGACTAACGAAAGATAAG GAAACTTTCAAGACGATTATGGATA ACCTGAACCTGTCTTATCCAAAGATGATAGATGTAGCTGTACCCGCCAATTTGGTCTGCGGCATCCAGGATCCGCCACCGAAGATCTGA